The following is a genomic window from Rhinatrema bivittatum chromosome 12, aRhiBiv1.1, whole genome shotgun sequence.
ACAAGTGAGAAAGAACATTGTTTCTCCCACTACAGAGCTGATGAAGGGTTTTCCCACTTTATTACATAAAATGCACCACAAGTCCTTAAGAATGAAAGATGTGCATTTCACAAGCCTGGTGTGGTCTTAAACTTGTGACAAGGGATAGCTGAGAATCTCTACTCATTGCAAGGAAAACCCTTAAGCTTCAAAATTGTCACAAGCATTTAAAATCCATGGACCTTCAGCTGGTCATCCTTTGCCAGTCCcacctgaaaaaaataaaccagaACCATACATTAGTCTCAGTTACCAAGATGGAGTTGGCTATAGTTGTGACGGAGGTGATATGAACAGTACAGTCTGGTAAGTTACAGGAATGTTTAGTTTCAGCATATTCATAAGGAGCACAATAGAAGTTAATACCTCAATGAGGAACTGGCAGGCGTTCTTGCGCTGGTCACCTTGCAGCTGAATTACCTCTCCATATTCTGGATGCTCAACCACAGTACCATTGCAAGCAAATTTctgaaaggaaaattaaaacaTCCCATTTAATCTATCCAGCTTCTTATTAGTTTCAAAACTACCCAACCTTGCAATTACAGGAATCACAAACATAGCAAGACTAGAGTATTCAATACCTTCTTGAATGCCTTAACTAGTTTCTTTTTATCATAATCGTCTGAAATCCCCTGGACGGTAGTAAGGGTTTTCCTGCCGTTCCTCTGTTGGATTCTTATATGTATAGAATCCTCAGTCCCAGCAGGGAGCCAGTCATCACCCTTAGTTGCATCAGCAAAGGggtctgaaaaacaaaaaaaagaatccacGGTCATCTTGAAGGTTGAGAAACCGGAAGCCAAGCAACTGTTGGAGAGGGGAACCTGAAAGGGGTGAGATTCAAACCTCTTCTCTAAACAAGAGAAGCAAATCATGAAGCAGAAAAGCTGAAGATTAGAGGATCGTTTACTTGCAATCTCGACAACGCTTTGTTCGGCAGCTTCCAAGAGCCAGACTACAACGAACACTTCCGGGATGAGCCACACCTCCCACCCCCACATCGCAGGCAGTTGACAGCAAAGGCGGAGACTATTATCGCTCCGCCCTGATTACGTCACGCGCTGGCAACGCAATCACGCAGGGCGGGGAGAAGAATTGCGCAAGAAGAAAGGGCCGAGACGACGGGCCGCCATTACTGTTCTCACCCTCTTCCCCAATCTCATCCATATCTCCCAGTCTCAAACTGCCGGTACCACGCACAAAGCAGAAAGAGAGGAGCGCGTTAGAAATGAAGCGAAGCGATTGtttaaagttagaaaaaaaaaaaaagagtgaaaataAGGGCTTGAACGAAGTCataaggagaggcagagggcGAGGCCCCCAACCAAGCGCCGAATCGTTTTCTCGATAGGAGGGCGGGGGGAAGGTATGAAGCGTAACCTGCATCCACGATTTTATTACAATTATTAATTAAGAAAGCAAGTTGATAAGTTATAAAGGGAGCGACGCGAGCGCCAGGAGTATCGCCTCTCACCGAAAGACTGGAGGTTCTGGATAGCGGACATACGATACGATTCTTCTTCCTCGGCGGGAACGGTCTGCGGAGACGCGTCGGTCGCTAGCGGAGCTCGGAAGCTAGAGGTTACGAGCGAGGTGAGTGCTGCGCCCCTTCGGCGGTGGCGCTTTATATAGAGAAAGAGTATACGCTGCAACTGACGTCAGCGCGCATTGTGACGAGCGTGTCACCCGACCCGCCAGCTCCCTTCAGTCATCCGTCGTTTCCGCCCCACCCTAACCGCCTTCCGGGGAAAAGAGCGTCAcgtggggggaagggaacagaatGATTGGCTGGAAATGGAAACGAGGGCGGGCACGAAGGCCGGCACGTTACTCTTTCCGAGTCCCAGAGCGGTGGGCGGAGCGTGTCTCGGTGACGTTATATAAACTTCTAAGacgccaaatttttttttttttgtgggggaggaATTGTCAACTAGGAGCGAGTTAATAAGAGTTATTTTTGTTGTTACAATTATACGAGTTACAGCGTGTCTTAGCCTACATAGTGCTTTCTCCTTATTTTCTAGTGTTTTATTATTAATACTTTTTAGAATAAAAGGTGCGCATTTTCTTTTGTGCCCTTTTTCAGTCTCCTGAGTTGGCTCTTTATTTACGAGAGTCGCTGTGAAGCCCCCTTAGCTCTATAATGGTGGCTTCGAAAATCTGAAAAACACCAGTATCTGCTCAGCGTCTTCAATTTATCCAGTTCAAAGATCCTTTTTAGGAGAAGAAAATTCAGTTCAGGGTATGACCAGCAAAGTGTGTTTGATGTTTACtagttttattttaaagaagAGGACAAATTCAATAATTTATTAACTGGTCTAGAGAGTGAGGAATCAACTTGTAAGCTCAACACTCCAATACTAAAAATATTCCAGATTTCTAAATGGATCTCAACTATGAGATCTGCCAGAAATAAGAAGGAATCTGATTTCTTAGTACTCTAATTTTTTTTCAGTAGTAAACAATCTGCACTGATTGTCTAAGAGTTATAACTGAAGTTCAGTCCTGCGAGTCACTAAGATCCCCATCTTTGCCTTTATTCTTTATCTATTGAGGCATAGTTGTGACCGCAGAACCTCATCTGCTTCTCATTGCTATGATTCAGGGATGAGAAATAAATCAATGTGTTCATCAATAATCAAAAACAGACCTGGTACTAATCTTATAAATATGCAACCTATTCCACAGGGTACCCCAGGGCCTTCAATAGAATTGACTATAGGAGTCACCATAAGGGATAGCAAATAACAAGGGTCTCTTCTTCTAAGCCTAGATAGTACAGGCCTACCtccagaaagtatttcttcactgagagggtggtggatgcctggaatgcttttCCAGAGGAAATGAttaagactaaaactgtgaaagaattcaaaggggtgagggataaacactgtggatccatataacaccaattctaaaaaagctccactggctcccagtcaaatttcgAATCCTCTTCAAACTTctatcaatcatccacaaagccattttcAACAAcaccccactggacctcagaatccctctcCAACTTCACACATCTtcccgaccgctaagattagcacaaagaagGAACTCTACACACACCTCcaatgaaaacatctttaagtaaaagagctctatctacagcaggccccaaacagtggaattttcTCCCTCCAGAACTAGGGCTGAAACATTGCCACagcacgttcaaaaaaagactcgaGACATGGCTGTTCGATCAAGCATTCCCATAACTTTCATAGTCCTCATCAGCTTCCACAAACTATCGACACCAACAGCTAATCTCCTGCTCCATGGGCTTGTTTCGCTctaatactttatttatttatttatttatttatttaacattttttatataccgcagttctagtaacaatgttactaatcacttcggtttacaagtaactttgggatgacataacaaatgtgtgtcttacagagaacaggaagtatGAACTGGGATTTGgataagataaatataaataaaagtttgTAATATCCcggttcctagttatgttatccaagttgttctttcccttgttctctgtaagacacttgtTGTCACTGTTTAatatctgttgcaatgtaaaccggagtgataagtaactctgttacctgaacttcggtatagaaaaagttataaataaataaataaataaaggctagtagttaaataaataaaggctagtAGTTAAATAAAGGCTagtagttaaataaataaataaaggctagtagttaacattccagcaagccaccccatgggggtggcttgctggaatgttaactactacctggtgattactacccttactcaaaaaaatcccttgcacggttaatgcaaccccaacattgctcttcTTCAACAGCAAAGGGaagtgtggaaaagaggatttacattcagataacaacaaaaaaggactgaacttcacaatctgggtaaataaataaacatgggggtagcttgcttattacggcatttactaccctaaaccaattaagcctgatacaacACTTTGAATACATAATACAGTACTGCTCTCTgtttctacggcagggggaaaaagtggaaaacaggatttacattcaggcaacaaccaacaaggactgaacttcacaatctgggtaaacaatcgtgggggaagctgcttattatggcggttacttccctaaaccaattaagcctgctacatcactttgaatgcatgtacagcgttgctctctgcttctacagcagggggcaatgtggaaaagaggattagcattcagacaacaaccaacaaggactaaacttcataatggggtagattttcagacgagcgcgaacagcctacttttgtttgcgctccaggcgcaaacaaaagtacgctggattttagtagatacgcgcgtagtcgcgcgtatcggctaaaatcctggatcggcgcgcgcaaggctatcgatttcgtatagcctgcgcgcgccgagccgcgcagcctacccccgttccctcctaggccgctccgaaatcggagcggcctagaagggaactttcctttgccctcccctcaccttcccctcccttcccctacctaacccacccgcccggccctgtctaaacccccatcctacctttgtcgggggattacgcctcccggagggaggcgtaaatccccgcgcgccagcgggcctcctgcgcgccgggccgcgacctgggggcgggtacggagggcgcggccacgcccccgggccgtagccacgcccccgtacccccccccaaaacgctgccgacacgcccccgcaacgccgcgcgctccggccccgccccccgacacgcctcccgacacgcccactccgaaaaccccgggacttacgcgagtcccggggttctgcgcgcgccggtgagcctatgtaaaataggctcaccggcgcgcagggccctgctcgcgtaaatccgcccggttttgggcggatttacgcgagcagggctctgaaaatctaccccaatctgggtaaacaaataagcgtgggggtagcttgcttattatggcgctTACTAcactaaaccaattaagcctgatacatcactttgaatacatatacagtgctgctctctgcttctacggcagggggaaaaagtggaaaacaggctttacattcaggcaacaaccaacaaggactgaacttcacaatctgggtaaacaatcatgggggtagctgcttattacggcggttaataccctaaaccaattaagcctgatacatcactttgaaagcatatacagcattgctatctgcttcaatggtagggggaagtgaggaaaacaggatttacattcagacatcatccaacaaggcatcgatctgtgcaatctgggtaaacaaacattggggtaacttgcttgatgcggcggttacaacccttaaccataaccCTTATGCTCacgtttgatgcaactccaacattattctctgcatcaatgacaggggatggcaggaaatttgaatcaaacagttaccaacaagagccctgaagttggtggttggtgaaacagataagtatgagaaaataagagtggaagcttgctgggcagactagatgggcatattggtctttttctgccgtcatttctatgtttctatatatgtaccGTGACTGAATTA
Proteins encoded in this region:
- the EIF1 gene encoding eukaryotic translation initiation factor 1, whose product is MSAIQNLQSFDPFADATKGDDWLPAGTEDSIHIRIQQRNGRKTLTTVQGISDDYDKKKLVKAFKKKFACNGTVVEHPEYGEVIQLQGDQRKNACQFLIEVGLAKDDQLKVHGF